From Algoriphagus sp. NG3, the proteins below share one genomic window:
- a CDS encoding COX15/CtaA family protein → MDQATNRSLNSFRRVSVITVIAVYLLILIGGIVRSTGSGMGCPDWPKCFGSVIPPTSVDQLPEDYQEIYLQKRLAKNERFVATLEKLGFSEKAKEIANDKSILIEEEFNPVKTWIEYLNRLAGVVIGFLIMLTVWKSFPLRKYDRMIPVLSVLNLILVVFIGWIGSIVVSTNLLHWMITIHMLLALLLVSLLIYVYHRSGRLIKTKGVKTHVPRRIEWVLVIGTVLMLIQIVLGTQVREQIDIISSSLGDMLREDWISRTGLEFLIHRSFSLVLLGIHVLYFFWAFKYTLRRSQVNLWSQVLMILIILEIATGMGMAYFGIPPFLQPIHLLLGAMIIGIQVILLLEIRENIQFRLNTN, encoded by the coding sequence ATGGATCAAGCCACTAATAGATCATTAAATAGCTTTCGCCGTGTAAGTGTTATCACGGTGATAGCTGTTTATTTGTTGATACTTATCGGTGGAATAGTAAGAAGCACAGGTTCCGGGATGGGATGTCCCGATTGGCCTAAGTGTTTTGGTAGTGTAATTCCTCCCACCAGTGTGGATCAATTACCTGAAGATTATCAGGAAATCTATCTCCAGAAAAGATTGGCCAAAAACGAAAGGTTTGTGGCAACGCTTGAAAAGCTTGGGTTTTCCGAAAAGGCAAAGGAAATCGCCAATGACAAATCAATTCTAATTGAAGAAGAATTTAATCCTGTCAAAACATGGATAGAATATCTTAATCGATTGGCAGGAGTTGTGATTGGTTTCTTGATTATGCTCACGGTGTGGAAATCATTTCCTCTTAGGAAGTATGATCGCATGATCCCTGTCTTATCTGTATTAAACCTTATTCTTGTCGTCTTTATAGGCTGGATTGGTTCTATTGTAGTATCTACCAACTTATTGCACTGGATGATTACCATCCATATGTTGCTAGCGCTGCTTTTGGTCTCCTTACTGATCTACGTTTATCACAGGTCTGGTAGGTTGATTAAAACCAAAGGCGTCAAAACGCATGTTCCCCGTAGGATTGAGTGGGTGTTAGTGATAGGCACTGTTCTAATGCTGATACAGATCGTATTAGGTACGCAGGTTCGTGAGCAGATAGACATCATTTCATCATCACTTGGTGATATGCTCAGGGAGGACTGGATAAGTAGGACAGGATTGGAATTCCTGATTCACCGTTCCTTTTCACTAGTGTTATTGGGGATTCATGTGCTGTACTTCTTTTGGGCATTTAAATATACCCTTAGAAGATCCCAAGTGAATCTTTGGTCTCAGGTCTTGATGATTCTGATCATATTGGAAATAGCAACAGGAATGGGTATGGCATACTTTGGTATTCCTCCTTTTCTGCAGCCTATCCATCTATTATTAGGTGCAATGATTATCGGTATTCAAGTCATATTGCTTCTTGAAATCCGGGAGAACATTCAGTTTCGATTAAATACAAATTGA